The following is a genomic window from Bacillus sp. V2I10.
GGCTCCTGATCCTCGGAGAAATGGGCATTGGCAATACAACATCAAGCAGTGCCATTGCAGCCGCCCTGAGCGGATTAAAGCCTGAGGATATCACGGGCAGAGGAACAGGAATTGAGTCGAAGCAGGTTGCTTATAAAGCCGATGTTATTAAAAAAGCTCTGAATAAGCTGAAGCCTGACGCCAATGATCCGATCGATGTTCTTTCTAAGGTAGGCGGTTTTGAAATCGGAGCGATGACAGGTGCCATGCTTTACGCAGCATCTAAAAAAATTCCGGTTATTTTAGATGGATTTATATGCACAACGGCTGCGCTCGTTGCTTCTAAATTAAATCGGCATGTGCGTAATTACATGATTGCCGGGCATTTATCGGTTGAACCGGGACATCTTCATGTATTGAATTTGCTCGGAAAAAAGCCGCTGGTGTCACTGGGGATGAGGCTTGGAGAAGGAACCGGAGCTGTCCTTGTCTATCCGCTGGTTGAAGCAGCCGCTGAAATGGTAAAAGGAATGGCAACCTTTGATACGGCAGGTGTATCAAAGGAACGTGCATTAAAATAAAAAAGACAATTACATAAAAGGCGGAGAAAACAAATGAAAACATCTTTCGGCACCTATTTTCATCGTATTGCCCTTATGCTGCTTTTGCTGGCAGGAATCCTTTCGGGATGTACACAGGGAGATCAGACGCAGCAAGCGAGCAAGAGCAAGGAACAAACACAGCAGGCTGAAAAAAAGGAAGAAGCTTACCCGATAACAGTCACAGATGATGCCGGAAACGAAATAACGCTTGAGAAAAAACCTGAGAAAATTGTTTCGCTGCTTCCGAGCACGACTGAAATGCTTTTTGCTCTTGGATTGGACAAGGAAATCGTTGGTGTCTCTGATTATGACAACTATCCTGAAGCAGCTTCAAAAAAGGAAAAAGTAGGAGCACAGGATCTTAATGCAGAGAAAATCATTGCTCTGCAGCCGGATATAGCTTTTCTTCAGGAGTACCATGCAAAAAATCACGGGGAAATCATCAAACAGTTTGAAGCGGCAGGCATCAAGGTGTTTATTGTCGGCTCCCAAAATTCGTTTGAACAGGTTTACACGGCCATCCGTACTGCAGGGAAGGCAACAGGCACGTTAGATAAAGCAGACAGCATCATCGCAGATATGGATTCAAAAGTTAAGGCCATCAAGGAAAAGGCAAAAGCTGTCAAAGACAAAAAAAGAGTTTGGATTGAAGTCTCTCCACAGCCTGATATTTACACAACAGGCAAAGGAACGTTTATGAATGAAATGCTTGAAATGATTGGAGCGTTCAATGTAGCTGCATCTGAAGAAGGCTGGGTAAAAATGGACGAAGAGAAAATCGTCAGCAGCAATCCGGATGTGATCATCACTACATATGGCTACTACGTCGACAATCCAGCTGAGCAAGTTCTAAACAGAAGCGGCTGGAAAGAAGTAAAAGCTGTTCAGTCAAAACAGGTGTTTGACGTAAACAGCGACATGGTAACCCGTCCTGGACCCCGTTTAGCGGATGGAGTTGAAGAGCTTGGAAAACTCATTTATCCAGATGTTTTCAAAAAATAAACATCAGTTTCTCATTTTATTTGCAGCAGTCTTTGCTATTATCAGCATAATATCAGGAGTCTTTGTGGGGGCGGTAAATGTTACCGTCCCTGATATTTTAAACATCATTACTGGCAAAATGTTTCATCTTCAACTGTATCAGGGAGAAAAAAGTACAGAAATGATTATTTGGGAGATCCGGTTCTCACGAGTTTTGCTCGCTTTTTTTGTTGGAGCCTCATTGTCGCTAGCCGGAGCTGCCTTTCAGGGACTGCTTCAAAATCCGCTTGCTGACCCGTATACAATCGGTGTTTCATCGGGAGCCTCTCTGGGAGCAGTTATCATTATCTTTTTTCAAATTCAAGTTACGCTTCTGGGCAGTTTCACACTGCCGATCATCGCAGTTCTCTTTGGTATGATCACGCTGCTCATCGTCTTTGCTCTGACTCATTTGGCAAGCGGAAAGCTTACAAATGAAACCATTATCCTCGCAGGCATTATCATCTCTTCGTTCATCAGTGCGTTCATTTCCCTGCTGATTGCCCTGATTCCCCGTAAGGATATCAGTCAAATTCTCTATTGGATTATGGGAAGCGTTGCGATGAGAGGATGGGGGCATGTTCAATTAATCGTTCCATTTTTTGTTCTGGGAGCTGCGATCATTCTTTTCCATTACCGTGAACTGAACAACATGGCATTAGGTGAGCAGGCAGCCCAATTTTCGGGAATGAATGTAAAAAAGAAGAAAACCATTGTCTTGATTGCGGCATCCATTTTAACAGGAAGCGCTGTAGCTGTTTCAGGTGCGATTGGATTTGTCGGGCTTGTTATTCCTCATCTCGTCCGTTTGATGGCCGGAGCGAATCACCGGCATGTTCTTCCGCTTTCCATGCTGATAGGAGGAGGGTATCTTGTTCTCGCCGATCTGCTCGCGCGGTCCATTATATCACCTAAAGAACTTCCGATAGGAGTCGTAACTGCGCTAATCGGTTCGCCTATATTCACTTTATTGCTTGTCAAAAACCGAAAACAGAAGAAGGCACATCTTTAAAGGAAAGGAGAATGCATATGCTGCAAGTCAAAAATCTGACGGGAGGTTACGATGATAAAAAAGCGGTCATCAAGGATCTCTCTTTTTCTATTGAAAAAGGACGTTTTTTTGCTTTAATCGGACCAAACGGCAGCGGAAAAACAACGATTATCCGGCTGATCATGGGCGCATTGCCCGTTCACAATGGAGAAATCGCGCTGGGTGCAAAGCCGCTTGCATCTTATTCACAAAGGGAACTTGCAAAAAAAGCGGCAGTTATGACCCAGGAAAATGAAGCAGGGCTGGATTTTTCAGTAGAAGAGATTGTCATGCTCGGCAGGTATCCTTATCAAAAAGCGCTGTTTTTTAGAGAAAACACTCAGGCTGACATGATAGCAGCAGAAACTGCCATGAAGCAGACTTCCGTCTGGGAGTACCGCAAACGCCCTTATCATTCCTTAAGCGGCGGGGAAAAACAAAGAGTGCTGCTTGCTAAAGCGCTCGCTCAGGAACCAGAACTGCTTTTGCTCGATGAACCAACGAATCATTTAGATGTGAAGCATACGAAGGAGCTTTTGGAATTACTGAAAAAATTGCAGAAAGATATGAATTTGACCATCCTCGCCATTTTGCACGACCTGAATCTGGCATCCCTCTATGCTGATTCGATCGGATTGCTTAAAAATGGAGAACTGGAAGGGGAGTATGAGGGACTTCATCAGCAAAACGAGAATTCCTTTTCGAATGTGTATGAAGTTAAGCTCAAGTTTACCTCTCATCCATCTGTTTCAAAAACTCAAATTTCACTCTCTCCTGAATATATGGAAGAAAAACCTGTAAATCTCCTGTCTGCCGTCCAAATTCAGCAAACAGAGGAGACAGCGTACATAAAAATGGATAAACCTTTCAGAACACTTTCTGCAGGAGCAGACGGCAAAGGTCTTCATTGGAGCAGGCAGTGGATTTTTTCTCAAGCAGAACAGGCAGAGAATGGAGAATCCATCTTTTTCTCAAGCAAACAGCCTTATATTCTGTGGTCTATCGATGCGAAATTGCCTAAAAAAGAGCTGCGTCAGAATTCGTTTATCGTAAATCAAAGCGGGTTCACATTTTGTGCCATAGTATCCCATTCTCCTTATGACGGGAAAGTGCACGCTGCTATCTTGACGGATGCACCTCTGGATGACTCCGATTTAATTAATTTGGCTTTAAAAATAAATGCAATCAAAAGCCGTTCTGAGAAGAACTTTGGAAAAATCGTGGTTGGCATGCAGAAAAAACAGCAAAATCAAGCTGATCAAGAACGTATCTTTGAAGCAGCCGAAGATCTTCTGCAGACGGCTTTAAAAAGGATGGAAACTCCTCATGCAGCCTTTCGCTGAGCAAACTGTCCTGCTCATTTTGATGAGTGTGATGCTTGATCTTATAATCGGCGATCCGAAATGGCTGCCGCATCCGGTCATTTTGTTTGGAAAAATCATCAGCACCATTGAAAAAGCATGGAATAAAGGGAGCAGGAAAAAGCTTAAAGGCATCATTCTTGCTGCGTTCCTGCCTTTTTCTGTTTTCATTATTTCTTTGTTTCTACTAAAACTGCTTTATGCGATTTCGTATCTCCTGGGAACTGCGATTGAAATCTATCTGATTTCAACGACCATCGCCATTAAGGGGCTGAGAGATGCAGCAATGGAAGTCTATCATCCTCTAAAGTCAGGAGATCTTTCCGAAGCCAGGAAAAAACTGGGGTTTATTGTAGGAAGAGATACTGACGGGCTTCGTTCCCCTGAAGTTGTCAGGGGAACGGTAGAAACCGTTGCAGAAAACACCGTGGACGCCATAATATCCCCGCTCTTTTTTGCCATCATTGGCGGTGCGCCGCTTGCTCTTGCATACAGAGCAGTCAATACGCTGGACTCAATGGTCGGGTATAAGAATGAAAGATTTAAAGACTTCGGATTCGGATCGGCAAGGCTTGATGATTTGATGAATTTGCTGCCGGCTCGTATTTGCACTGTGTGCATGTGGTTGGGCAGTTATTTTATGAAAGAAATGAGAGGAAAGTACGCAATTTCCATCACGAGAAGAGATGCATCAAAGCACCCCAGCCCAAATAGCGGCTGGCCGGAAGCCATGACAGCCGGGCTGCTCGGCGTTCAGCTGGGAGGAGTCAATATATATGGCAAAATTGTCTCAGAACGTGCAAGGCTTGGTGATCCGCTCGAACCTTTGTCTTTTATCCATATAAAAAAAACGATTCTTATTATGAACGGTGCCTGGATTCTTTTTTTGACAGGTTATTTAATCCTTTTTGGATTAGGGAGGTAAAAAAATGTGGCCACAGCACGGCGGGAAAACAGCAAGCATTAAAGCAGTTCTAAGAAGTAAGGGAATTAACGAAAAAGAGTTCATCGATTTTAGTGCAAATTTAAATCCGCTTGGAACACCTTCATTAATTCTTAAAGCCATGCAAGAAAGCATCGCTCATTCCAGCAATGTATATCCTGACCCTGAGTATTCGGAAGAAAGAGCTATACTGGCAGCATTTGAAGGGGTAAAACCTGAAAACATTCTTTTGACAAATGGTGGAGCAGAAGCTATTTTCCTTGTCACGATTCTTTTTAAAAACGGGAAAGCAGGCATCTTTCAGCCGGCATTCAGCGAATATGAGCGTGCCTGCCGCAGCCACGACTTACAAGTGACAGATCTGAGCCATGAGGAATTAAAGACGGGTTCCGGAAGGATTCAAAAAGAAGATGGTGATGTCCTGTTTTTGTGCAGACCTAACAATCCTACTGGAGAAATGATTTCTAAGGAAAACGTTCTAAACCTCCTGGATTCAGCTTCCATGAATGAACAAACAGTCATCATTGATGAAGCTTTCATCCATTTTACGGAGAGTGACGAGAGTCTTGAAAACCTGCTGCAGCTCTATTCCAATCTCATCATCATCCGTTCACTTACCAAAATTTATGCAGTGCCGGGAATAAGGTCAGGTTACATATTGGCCAATGATTCTCTCATCCAGAAACTTGAAGCCATGTCCGTTCCATGGAGCGTCAATTGCGCTGCTCTAGCCATGATTCATGCTTTGCCACATACATACGATCATTTGTCAGAAACAAAAAAATGGCTGCAAGCAGAATGGGAGCAGCTGAGAACTGCGCTTCAAACTTTAAACTTCAGCGTTTCAGAATCAGTGGTCAACTTTTATTTATTAAACGATCCGCTTCTTGAAAACCATGAGCCTCTGCTGTTATTTCTTGCAAATGAAGGAATCCTTGCACGGCATACGATGAATTTTCATGGTATAGAAGGGTCATCTGTCCGACTCGCTATTCGGACAAGTGAAGAAAATAAAAAATTGCTTTCTGCATTAAGGAAATGGAGAGATCAATCATGATTACCTTTATCTCAGGCGGAGCACGGTCCGGGAAAAGCAGTTTAGCAGAAAGAATGGCATTGGACGCAGTTAGAGATAAGAAGCCATACTATATTGCAACTGCAGCTAAAGATACTGGAGAGGAAATGGCTGAGCGGATTGAGATGCATAGAAAGGACAGGGGAGAAACATGGGAAACCATTGAAGAACCCTATTATATTGATCAGGCACTTCATCTCCTTCCAAATAAAGCCGTCGTCATGATTGATTGCTTGACCGTCTGGACCAGCAGCTTAATGTTCAGTGAAAACCTGTCTCTAAAAAAGATTTTGAAGCGTTTCGATTGGACATTATCCACTGCCCGGAGAAAAGAACTCTCCCTTTTCATCGTCTCTAACGATGTAAATGAAGGAATTCCCATTCAAGACAGACATGTTGCAAACTACATAAGCTGTCTTGAAGAGTTACATAAAATCGCTGTCAGAGAAGCAGACACAGTACTTGAAGTAATCTGCGGAATACCAGTCCCCTGGAAGATCAATGGCGTCCTGAGCAAAAATGTTTCAATGATTTCATCTGGAGGACAAGTATGAAAAGTATGGTGTATGGAGCGATTCTTGCTCTGCAGTTTCTTACAAGGTTTCCTCTCCCGGTGAACTGCTCTATGGATCACAAAACCCTTAAGTGGGCCTTGCGGTTTTATCCATTTGCGGGTTTGGCAATAGGAGGAACACTGTATCTCATTTATTATTTATTGAATGGACTCCTGCCCCTTTATATACTCACACTGATTCTACTCACTCTGTGGGTTTTCCTGTCAGGAGGCCTCCATTTAGACGGTGTCATGGACGTGGCAGATGCCGTTGGTTCAAATGGGAGCACAGAAAAAAAGATTGAGATTTTAAAAGATTCGCGCGTAGGGAGCTTTGCAGTGCTGAGCGTTATCTTTTTGCTGCTTTGGAAAAGTGTGCTGTTGTATGCAGTTTTAGATTCCAGTGAGAACGAACTGTTTATAATAGCCATCCCCATGATGGCCAGATTTCAGGCTTTATTGCAGCTTTTCATTTTTCACCCTTTCCAAAACAAGGGAATGGCGCATTACTGGAAACAGCATTTATCCATGCGGGACGTGATAATCGCTGCCTGCTGGCTTCTGCCATTTGCAATCACACAAGTAACGCTAATTATTTTGTTCAGCCTGCAAATCTGCTTTTCCTTTATCTTCGGAAAATGGGCTGTCAGACAGTTTCAGGGAGTAAACGGAGACACAGTCGGTGCTTCAATTGAGGGGGCTGAGTTATGGAATCTTGCCGTTCTTTACAGCTTATTTTTATTCGGCATAGTATGACAGAATGGAATAAAGCAAAACGATATTTAGGCCACACGGACCTTCCTGTACTAGAAGATTCGTTAATAGAGTACGAACCTCTTAAAAAATACATAATACATAATCATCCTGAAGCCGTTTATTCGAGCGATTTACTCCGGTGTCAGCAGACGGCAGCATTTTTGTTCCCAGAAGTGTCCATTATCAATGACCCGCGCTTGCGGGAAATCAGCTTTGGGGTATGGGAAGGCCTAACATATGAAGATCTGAAAAACGACCCGCATTATTCCTGCTGGCTCGATAATTGGGAGATAACCAGCGCGCCTGGCGGAGAAAGCGGCATGGCATTTCAAGAACGTGTTTCATCTTTCTTATCGGAAATCCTCAAATCGAACCTTAGAAGCGCAGCTATTATGACTCATGGAGGGGTTATTAGAAAAATCGTTTCTGACCTTGTTCATGGAGCCTCATTCTGGGACACTTCTGCGCCTTTTGGAAAAGCGCTCGTCCTTGAGTTAAAAGAAGAAGAAAGGAGGAATTGGAAATGCATCTCATTATCGGTGGAGCCTACTGCGGAAAAAGAGCCTTTGTGAAAAGGAAGTGGCAAGATGCCTCGTGGATTTCAGCATATGAGGGGCAGCATTTGCTGCAATGGAAGGAAGAAAATTCTTTGAAAGCACCGCTTGTTTTCGAAGGATTTGAACAATGGATAATGGAAGACAACCGGGATGCTTCCAAATTGAGAGAAGTCTACCGGATTTTTTTGAAAGAAGTACTGGAGCTTGAGAAGGAAGTCATTTTGATTATGCTGGAAACAGGAAAAGGCATCGTTCCCATTTCCGAAGAGGAACGGCGAATGAGAGACCTTTTAGGCTGGATTCAGCAGGATTCTGCAGCATTGTGCAATGACGTTTATCATGTTTGGCATGGAATGGCGAGAAAAATCAAATAATCATTTAAAGAAAGGGCTGAGCCCTTTTTTTGTTTTAAAAAAAGAAATATCTATTTGTTAATAGAATCGTATATAATTTACTCTGTAACTTCTCAGGATCTCTTTTTTTAAGAAAAAAGAAAGAGGGGTTTCAGGTAAAGGAACAGAATATAAATGACGAATGATTCTGGGAAATGACATTATAATTAGAAAGTGTCTGTTTTTTTCTAGGTCTGAATTGATATATGAAAGGGGAACATGTAAGATAAACGATTTTAAATTTATCGCATCACTAAAGTACTAATTTTAATAGCTGGAAAGGCTGATAAAAATGGAAAAAAACATATCTGAAGCTTTGCCCGCGCAGAGTAAGTCTTCAGGAAACTTAATTAAAAACAGGATCGTGCTTGCGATCATGGGCTCTAACTTTTTGCTGCAGCTCGGCATCTGGATCAGAAACTTTGCCATATTATTATACGTAACTGATCTTACCAACAATGATCCAGTGTATGTATCCCTTATATCAATTGCAGAGTTCGCACCGATTTTTATTTTCTCTATTATCGGAGGAACATTTGCCGACAGGTGGAAGCCCAAACTCACCATGGTATGGTGTGACGTCCTTTCAGCGGTATCCATCTTTGTTGTTCTTTTAACTTTAATATACGGTTCTTGGCATGCTATTTTCTTTGCCACATTGGTTTCAGCGATCTTGTCGCAATTCTCGATGCCTTCTGCTATGAGACTGTTAAAGCAGCACGTACCAGAAGAGCAATTGCAATCCGCAATGGCTATTTTTCAATCCCTAATGGCTGTTTTTATGGTCATCGGACCAGTCATCGGGACACTTGTATACCAATCATACGGCATCTACACATCAATCATTGTAATGGGCATTATGTTCCTTCTATCAGCTGCCGTTTTAACCTTCCTTCCGCGTGATCTTGAAAAAGCCAAAACAGAGGAAGAAACAAGTTTCAAGAAAGAACTCGCAGACGGCTTCCGTTATGTTATCGGGAAAAAAGTTTTGACTACAATGGGCGGTGTTTTTGCTGCCTGCGGTCTGGCAGTCGGGTTAATTTCTCCGCTGATGATTTTTATTACAATCGAAAATCTTGGATTGTCCAAGGATTATCTTCAGTGGCTGATCATGGCGAACGGAATTGGAATGCTTGCCGGCGGCGGTATTGTCATTGCCTTTTCTAAAAAAATCTCGCCTCAAAAGCTGCTCGCAATAGGTATTTTTGCCAGCATGATCTTTACCATCAGCATCGGCTGGTCAACAAGCTTCCCGATTACTATTGCCCTTCAGCTGCTGAACGGATTCTTTTTCCCATGCATACACATTGGAATCAATACTCTGATTCTTAAAAATACAGATGAATCCTTTGTCGGCCGTGTGAATGGTGTTCTTAATCCATTGTTTATGGGAATGATGGTTGCCGGTATGTCACTCTCAGGCCTTCTCAAGGCTCCGCTTACTCTATCTGGCGTTTACACGGTTTCAGGAGTGTTGTTCTTATTAGGAACAATACTGATTCTCCCGCTATTTAAATTAAAAGAAAATACAATTGTTTCTCAGCAAGTTGTGAAAGTTGGAGAAGAAAGATAACGTTTTAAAAAGAAAATGCTCCTGAAAATTCGGGGGTATTTTTTATGTGCTGAAAAAAAACTCATTTAAATTCAAATATCCCTTTACAAGAATATTCCTTTTAGGGTATATTAAAAACAGAAAGGAGAATGAATGATGGGCATCAACATTACAGCAACTTTGCAAGCACTTGCAGAGCCCAATCGACAGCGAATTGTAGAATTATTGCGTGATGGTCCGCTTACGGTGGGAGAAATTGCTGAACGGCTTCAGCTGCTTCAGCCGCAGACGTCCAAACATCTCCGTATTCTCAGTCAGTCAGGTCTTGTAGAGGCAGAGGCGGCTGCCAACAGGCGAATTTATAAGCTGCGGCCGCAGCCATTTCAGGATCTCGAAGGATGGCTAAATTCATTTCAGCGTCTCTGGCATGACAGATTTGACCGGCTTGATGACTATTTGCAGGAATTAAAGGATAGCGAGTAGAATGACAAAGGGTAAAATAAAAATTTGGGAGGAATTAGGATGTCAGCAAATAAAGGGATTGTAAACATGACTTCACGTGTTGAGGGAAAAGAACTTATAATGGAAAGAACGTTCAATGCACCAAGAGAGCTTGTTTTTAAAGCATTCTCTGATTCGAAACATCTGGCCAGCTGGTGGGGGCCGCAAGGATGGAAAACAGAAAACAAAACGTTTGAATTTAAACCAGAGGGTGTTTGGCACTATTGCATGCGCTGCGAGGATAAAAACCAGGGAGACTTTTATGGTATGGAATCATGGGGCAAAGCTACCTACAAAGAAATTGTTGTCCCTGAAAAAATTGTCTATATCGATGTATTCTCCGACAAAGACGGCAGCACATCAGATCAAATGCCTGAAATGATTATTACCATGCTGTTTGACGATCAGGGCGAAAAAACAAACCTCACGATCCGCTCCCAATTCTCTTCAGAAGAAGAATTGAAGAAAATCGTTGAAATGGGAGCCGTACAGGGTATGTCTTCTCAGTTTGACTGTTTGGATGAAGTTCTTGAGGAATTGAAATAAGAAGGTTAAGGAGAAGCTGTTCCGGCAGCTTCTTTTTAGTTATATGAAAATAAAATTGAATACCATTTAGAGTATGAAAAAACTCATGTATACTTAAAAGAAAAAAGATAAGGGAGAATTCAACAATGAGGGAACAAATTCTGGAAGTCCTTAAAGAAATTGAAGAAACATATCAAGTGAAAATTCTTTATGCATGTGAATCCGGCAGCAGAGCCTGGGGGTTTCCTTCAAAAGACAGTGACTATGACGTAAGGTTTATCTATATACATAAAGCAGAGCACTACCTGAGCATTGATCCAATTGGAGTCGGCTCCAATCGTGATTTCATAGAACGTCCAATAAATGACCTCCTGGATGTTTCAGGCTGGGACCTGACTAAGGCACTTAAGCTTTTCCGAAAATCAAATCCGCCTTTAATGGAGTGGATGAAATCACCGATTGTTTATTATCAAGCTTATTCAGCAATTGATAAAATCGCTGATTTGCAATCAGAGGTATTCACCCCGCATTCAGCTATTTATCACTACTTGAACATGGCGAGCAAGAACTACCGGGATTACCTGCAAGGGGATACCGTGAAAATTAAAAAATATTTCTATGTGCTCCGGCCTTTACTTGCAGCACGATGGATTGAGTTAAAAGGAGAGTTTCCACCAATAGAATTTCAAATCCTATTAGAAGAAATGCTGCCGGATGGATTATTGAAGAATGAAATATTAACTTTGCTTGAACGGAAGATGATGGGAGATGAATTAGATAGAGAACCTAAAATTGAAGTTATTAACGGGTTTTTAGATTCTGAAATCATTAGACTCAAAGAGTACGCAAAACAGTTGAACTTAAAGAAGGAAGATCCTACTTCTAAATTAAACGCAATTTTCAGGGGAACGCTTAAAGAGGTTTGGTGAAGAAACGCTTAGGATAATCTTTCCTGAGCGTTTTTATTATAGATGGGGTACCGTCAGGAAAATGCGGATTTACAACGTTAAGGAATTTTCAATACTAAAAAGCCCAACTTCACCTTTAATTAATAGAGAAATTGGGCTTTTTCATTAAAAACCACGCTTTGACATTGTCTAAAGCATGGTTTTTATTTAAACTAATATAAATCTGCTAAGTTGATTTTTTTAGCTCATCTATTTATTGAATTCATTAACTGGAAGAAGTATTCAGGTTTATGAGTCTTATTTAGGTTATACCATGAATGTAATGTATCTGGTGCAAATACATCTAATTTTTTAAATACTTCCATCGTAAATTCCAGAGGCGCAACCCCTGATGCAGTAACCAAATTCTCACCAGATACCGCAGGTCTCATCTCATAATATTTTTCTCCTTTATAATTAGGGCAGACCATTTTAATATACTCTAAGTCATTGCTTGTGTGTTTTCTAGAGTCTAAGTATCCCATATTCGCAAGAGCCTCAGTTGCACCACAAATTGCAGCAACAATAGTGCCGAGCTTTAAGGCTTCGCCAATTTTTTTCATGATTGGTTGATGAATAACTTCTCCCCAAGTAGTCCCTCCAGGCAAAACTAAAAGATCTTTACTCTCAAGAGTACACTCATCAAGGGAAATATCTGGTTTTATGCTCAGTCCCCCCATCGTAGTAATCATTTCTTTATTAGCTCCTACTGTAACTACTTTTAAAGGTACTATATCTTTTTTGAAATATCTTCCTGTGTTTAGTTCGGCAATTAAATATCCATATTCCCAGTCTGACATTGTGTTAAATACATATAGATAAACTTTTTTTGTTTGCATCCAATAACACTCCCAATCACAATTTATATAGCAATTATAATATAACTTCCCTGACAGCTAACGTCAGGGAAGTTATCATACTTGATGAAATTTTATTAATTCCGACAGAACTTCAA
Proteins encoded in this region:
- a CDS encoding threonine-phosphate decarboxylase, which translates into the protein MWPQHGGKTASIKAVLRSKGINEKEFIDFSANLNPLGTPSLILKAMQESIAHSSNVYPDPEYSEERAILAAFEGVKPENILLTNGGAEAIFLVTILFKNGKAGIFQPAFSEYERACRSHDLQVTDLSHEELKTGSGRIQKEDGDVLFLCRPNNPTGEMISKENVLNLLDSASMNEQTVIIDEAFIHFTESDESLENLLQLYSNLIIIRSLTKIYAVPGIRSGYILANDSLIQKLEAMSVPWSVNCAALAMIHALPHTYDHLSETKKWLQAEWEQLRTALQTLNFSVSESVVNFYLLNDPLLENHEPLLLFLANEGILARHTMNFHGIEGSSVRLAIRTSEENKKLLSALRKWRDQS
- the cobT gene encoding nicotinate-nucleotide--dimethylbenzimidazole phosphoribosyltransferase; translation: MIDIYQQIDAIEPVSKQKGIEALAYIHSLTKPMNSLGEIEKIAVQLSEITTDVKPEVFPPGVIVFAADHGVAEEGVSAYPQEVTSQMVNNFLSGGAAINVFTKRINGLLEIVDAGVKTDIPGVRSEKVSYGTKNFAVEPAMTRKEALRSLELGMERAEAMINNGARLLILGEMGIGNTTSSSAIAAALSGLKPEDITGRGTGIESKQVAYKADVIKKALNKLKPDANDPIDVLSKVGGFEIGAMTGAMLYAASKKIPVILDGFICTTAALVASKLNRHVRNYMIAGHLSVEPGHLHVLNLLGKKPLVSLGMRLGEGTGAVLVYPLVEAAAEMVKGMATFDTAGVSKERALK
- a CDS encoding ABC transporter ATP-binding protein — translated: MLQVKNLTGGYDDKKAVIKDLSFSIEKGRFFALIGPNGSGKTTIIRLIMGALPVHNGEIALGAKPLASYSQRELAKKAAVMTQENEAGLDFSVEEIVMLGRYPYQKALFFRENTQADMIAAETAMKQTSVWEYRKRPYHSLSGGEKQRVLLAKALAQEPELLLLDEPTNHLDVKHTKELLELLKKLQKDMNLTILAILHDLNLASLYADSIGLLKNGELEGEYEGLHQQNENSFSNVYEVKLKFTSHPSVSKTQISLSPEYMEEKPVNLLSAVQIQQTEETAYIKMDKPFRTLSAGADGKGLHWSRQWIFSQAEQAENGESIFFSSKQPYILWSIDAKLPKKELRQNSFIVNQSGFTFCAIVSHSPYDGKVHAAILTDAPLDDSDLINLALKINAIKSRSEKNFGKIVVGMQKKQQNQADQERIFEAAEDLLQTALKRMETPHAAFR
- the cobS gene encoding adenosylcobinamide-GDP ribazoletransferase; translated protein: MKSMVYGAILALQFLTRFPLPVNCSMDHKTLKWALRFYPFAGLAIGGTLYLIYYLLNGLLPLYILTLILLTLWVFLSGGLHLDGVMDVADAVGSNGSTEKKIEILKDSRVGSFAVLSVIFLLLWKSVLLYAVLDSSENELFIIAIPMMARFQALLQLFIFHPFQNKGMAHYWKQHLSMRDVIIAACWLLPFAITQVTLIILFSLQICFSFIFGKWAVRQFQGVNGDTVGASIEGAELWNLAVLYSLFLFGIV
- a CDS encoding bifunctional adenosylcobinamide kinase/adenosylcobinamide-phosphate guanylyltransferase — its product is MITFISGGARSGKSSLAERMALDAVRDKKPYYIATAAKDTGEEMAERIEMHRKDRGETWETIEEPYYIDQALHLLPNKAVVMIDCLTVWTSSLMFSENLSLKKILKRFDWTLSTARRKELSLFIVSNDVNEGIPIQDRHVANYISCLEELHKIAVREADTVLEVICGIPVPWKINGVLSKNVSMISSGGQV
- a CDS encoding ABC transporter substrate-binding protein — encoded protein: MKTSFGTYFHRIALMLLLLAGILSGCTQGDQTQQASKSKEQTQQAEKKEEAYPITVTDDAGNEITLEKKPEKIVSLLPSTTEMLFALGLDKEIVGVSDYDNYPEAASKKEKVGAQDLNAEKIIALQPDIAFLQEYHAKNHGEIIKQFEAAGIKVFIVGSQNSFEQVYTAIRTAGKATGTLDKADSIIADMDSKVKAIKEKAKAVKDKKRVWIEVSPQPDIYTTGKGTFMNEMLEMIGAFNVAASEEGWVKMDEEKIVSSNPDVIITTYGYYVDNPAEQVLNRSGWKEVKAVQSKQVFDVNSDMVTRPGPRLADGVEELGKLIYPDVFKK
- the cbiB gene encoding adenosylcobinamide-phosphate synthase CbiB, giving the protein MQPFAEQTVLLILMSVMLDLIIGDPKWLPHPVILFGKIISTIEKAWNKGSRKKLKGIILAAFLPFSVFIISLFLLKLLYAISYLLGTAIEIYLISTTIAIKGLRDAAMEVYHPLKSGDLSEARKKLGFIVGRDTDGLRSPEVVRGTVETVAENTVDAIISPLFFAIIGGAPLALAYRAVNTLDSMVGYKNERFKDFGFGSARLDDLMNLLPARICTVCMWLGSYFMKEMRGKYAISITRRDASKHPSPNSGWPEAMTAGLLGVQLGGVNIYGKIVSERARLGDPLEPLSFIHIKKTILIMNGAWILFLTGYLILFGLGR
- a CDS encoding FecCD family ABC transporter permease; translated protein: MENSFIQMFSKNKHQFLILFAAVFAIISIISGVFVGAVNVTVPDILNIITGKMFHLQLYQGEKSTEMIIWEIRFSRVLLAFFVGASLSLAGAAFQGLLQNPLADPYTIGVSSGASLGAVIIIFFQIQVTLLGSFTLPIIAVLFGMITLLIVFALTHLASGKLTNETIILAGIIISSFISAFISLLIALIPRKDISQILYWIMGSVAMRGWGHVQLIVPFFVLGAAIILFHYRELNNMALGEQAAQFSGMNVKKKKTIVLIAASILTGSAVAVSGAIGFVGLVIPHLVRLMAGANHRHVLPLSMLIGGGYLVLADLLARSIISPKELPIGVVTALIGSPIFTLLLVKNRKQKKAHL